A genomic region of Kribbella sp. NBC_00382 contains the following coding sequences:
- a CDS encoding CbiQ family ECF transporter T component, producing the protein MRAVNRPDLPRALHPGAWWLWALGLAVAASRTRNPVLLLLILVIAGFVVAARRSDAPWANSYVAFLKLGLVVIGIRVVLQALLSTRSQGNTVLFTLPQIPLPDWANGVKLGGEVTAEAVLTALYDGGQLAVMLCCIGAANALASPRKLLKSLPGALYEMGVACVVALTFAPQLVTDARRIRAARRLRGRTRGSFRTTAMPVLEGALDRSVELAAAMDSRGYGRTAQVPRRQRRITGGAVLLGLLGIALGVYALLTDAMAFPVAAGALAFGLLLAVGAMAVGRQRVTRTRYRPDPWALPEWLVVLSGALAAAVMIVASARGVAGLVLPGPLVVPPVPVLPVIGLLLGLAPAVAAPPLTRRPRELVPA; encoded by the coding sequence GTGCGCGCTGTCAATCGTCCCGACCTGCCCCGGGCTCTGCACCCCGGGGCCTGGTGGCTGTGGGCCCTGGGGCTGGCCGTAGCCGCCAGCAGGACCCGCAACCCTGTCTTGCTGCTCCTCATCCTGGTGATAGCCGGCTTCGTGGTCGCTGCCCGGCGTAGCGACGCTCCCTGGGCGAACAGCTATGTGGCGTTCCTCAAGCTCGGCCTGGTCGTCATCGGCATCCGGGTAGTGCTGCAGGCGTTGCTGTCGACCCGCTCGCAAGGCAACACCGTCCTGTTCACACTGCCGCAGATCCCCTTACCTGATTGGGCAAACGGCGTGAAGCTCGGCGGCGAGGTGACCGCCGAAGCAGTACTCACCGCCCTGTACGACGGTGGCCAGCTCGCGGTGATGCTCTGTTGCATCGGCGCGGCCAATGCGCTGGCCAGCCCGCGCAAGCTGCTCAAGTCCCTACCGGGTGCCCTGTACGAGATGGGTGTGGCCTGCGTGGTCGCACTGACCTTCGCGCCGCAACTGGTCACCGATGCCCGCCGTATCCGGGCCGCTCGACGCCTCCGCGGCCGCACTCGTGGTTCCTTCCGTACGACCGCCATGCCCGTCCTGGAAGGCGCTCTCGACAGGTCGGTCGAGTTGGCCGCCGCAATGGACTCCCGTGGCTACGGGCGAACAGCGCAGGTCCCCCGACGGCAGCGGCGGATCACTGGTGGTGCCGTACTCCTTGGGCTGCTCGGGATCGCTCTGGGTGTCTACGCGCTGCTCACTGACGCCATGGCGTTCCCTGTCGCCGCAGGTGCGTTGGCCTTTGGGTTGCTGCTCGCGGTCGGAGCCATGGCCGTCGGGCGCCAGCGGGTGACTCGTACCCGCTACCGCCCGGATCCTTGGGCCTTGCCTGAGTGGCTGGTTGTCTTGTCCGGCGCTTTGGCGGCCGCGGTGATGATCGTCGCCTCCGCTCGCGGAGTTGCTGGGTTGGTGCTGCCGGGTCCCCTGGTGGTTCCGCCTGTGCCGGTGCTGCCGGTGATCGGCCTGCTGCTCGGCCTCGCTCCAGCGGTGGCCGCACCGCCGCTGACCCGACGACCACGTGAGCTGGTGCCGGCATGA
- a CDS encoding GDP-L-fucose synthase family protein: MGNAMTSVDREGRLDRNARVYVAGHRGLVGSAIWRKLEAEGFADLIGATSKELDLRDRDSTFAYFAEHRPQVVIDAAAKVGGILANRDHPTEFLSDNLRIQVNLMDAALDARVPRLLFLGSSCIYPKFAEQPIKESSLLTGELEPTNDAYAIAKIAGIMQVQAVRRQHGLRWISAMPTNLYGPNDNFDLTSSHVMPALIRRFHDAKQTGAEEVVLWGTGTPRREFLHVDDLADASLHLLEQYDEPGPINVGVGTDVTIRELAGIIAKAVGYEGAIGTDPSKPDGTPRKLLDVSKLSALGWKPGIDLEEGVASVYAWYLANGRNDA; the protein is encoded by the coding sequence ATGGGGAATGCAATGACGAGTGTCGACCGGGAGGGCCGGCTGGACCGGAACGCCCGCGTGTACGTCGCGGGACATCGCGGCCTGGTCGGCTCGGCCATCTGGCGCAAGCTGGAGGCGGAGGGCTTCGCCGACCTGATCGGTGCGACCTCTAAGGAGCTGGACCTGCGCGACCGGGACTCCACCTTCGCGTACTTCGCCGAGCACCGCCCGCAGGTGGTGATCGACGCGGCCGCGAAGGTCGGCGGCATCCTGGCCAACCGGGACCATCCGACCGAGTTCCTCAGCGACAACCTGCGGATCCAGGTCAACCTGATGGACGCGGCGCTCGACGCACGGGTGCCGCGGTTGCTGTTCCTCGGGTCGTCCTGCATCTACCCGAAGTTCGCCGAGCAGCCGATCAAGGAGTCGAGCCTGCTCACCGGTGAGCTCGAGCCGACCAACGACGCGTACGCGATCGCCAAGATCGCCGGCATCATGCAGGTCCAGGCGGTCCGCCGCCAGCACGGACTGCGCTGGATCTCGGCGATGCCGACCAACCTGTACGGGCCGAACGACAACTTCGACCTGACCAGCTCGCACGTGATGCCGGCCCTGATCCGCCGGTTCCACGACGCGAAGCAGACCGGCGCCGAAGAGGTCGTCCTGTGGGGGACGGGCACGCCGCGCCGGGAGTTCCTGCACGTGGACGACCTGGCCGACGCGAGCCTGCACCTGCTCGAGCAGTACGACGAGCCGGGCCCGATCAACGTCGGTGTCGGCACCGACGTGACGATTCGTGAACTCGCCGGCATCATCGCCAAGGCGGTCGGCTACGAAGGCGCCATCGGCACCGACCCGTCGAAACCGGACGGCACGCCGCGCAAGCTGCTCGACGTGAGCAAGCTGAGCGCCCTGGGCTGGAAGCCCGGTATCGACCTCGAGGAGGGCGTGGCCAGTGTCTACGCCTGGTACCTCGCCAACGGGAGGAACGACGCATGA
- a CDS encoding SCO2322 family protein, whose amino-acid sequence MIAVKRLVLTLMTGLLLAGTVTTTAHAEDGYRFWGYYQYTGGQWAFAQKGSEAVVPTDGAVEGWRFAVGGAKPRVPRAAGDFTTICGSTPAETGKKRVALVIDPGTAADSTAGATPPPASGTCVVTDLKATGAKVLAAVKPVRIEKGLTCGIGGYPATGCGDQVKNIKVPATDEQVKLEIGPAVGAAPAPSATPSPSADAQPAKGSKVGWAGGILILLIAVGGYLTSRRRTKFLKQ is encoded by the coding sequence ATGATTGCTGTTAAGCGACTGGTCCTCACCCTCATGACCGGCCTCTTACTCGCGGGCACGGTCACCACCACAGCCCACGCCGAGGACGGGTACCGCTTCTGGGGCTACTACCAGTACACGGGCGGACAATGGGCCTTCGCGCAGAAGGGCTCCGAGGCAGTAGTACCGACTGACGGCGCTGTAGAGGGCTGGCGGTTCGCCGTGGGTGGCGCCAAGCCGCGCGTGCCCCGGGCTGCTGGCGACTTCACGACCATCTGTGGGTCCACACCGGCAGAGACCGGCAAGAAGCGGGTAGCCCTGGTGATCGACCCCGGTACTGCGGCCGACTCGACCGCCGGTGCGACTCCTCCCCCGGCCAGCGGCACCTGTGTCGTCACCGACCTCAAGGCGACCGGGGCGAAGGTCCTGGCCGCGGTGAAGCCGGTACGGATCGAGAAGGGCCTCACCTGCGGGATCGGCGGCTACCCGGCGACGGGCTGCGGCGACCAGGTCAAGAACATCAAGGTGCCGGCCACGGACGAGCAGGTGAAGCTGGAGATCGGCCCGGCGGTCGGAGCCGCCCCTGCCCCCTCGGCCACGCCGTCGCCTTCGGCTGACGCCCAGCCGGCCAAGGGCAGTAAGGTGGGGTGGGCCGGTGGGATTCTGATTCTGCTCATCGCCGTCGGCGGGTACCTCACCAGCCGCCGCCGTACGAAGTTCCTGAAGCAATAG
- a CDS encoding DUF3043 domain-containing protein, translating into MFRRTKSETSSQTQAAAPQPKVGGKGRPTPTRREAEASRKAALKKPRNRKEAAAYRREKVRTERGKMQEAMKTGDDRYLPAADKGPVRRFARDYVDARWSVMEFALPVLLVISLVGVVFSQAFPWLPGLVNILFLLMIVAIAGDWFLVTGGLKRAVKVKFPNESAKGIGFYAVRRTMQMRRWRLPKPMVARGEKPA; encoded by the coding sequence GTGTTCCGTCGTACCAAGTCTGAGACATCGTCCCAAACGCAGGCCGCGGCCCCCCAGCCGAAGGTCGGGGGCAAGGGCCGTCCGACCCCGACCCGGCGCGAGGCCGAGGCGTCCCGCAAGGCCGCGCTGAAGAAGCCGCGCAACCGCAAGGAGGCGGCCGCGTACCGGCGGGAGAAGGTCCGGACCGAGCGCGGCAAGATGCAGGAGGCGATGAAGACCGGCGACGACCGGTACCTGCCCGCCGCCGACAAGGGCCCGGTCCGCCGGTTCGCCCGCGACTACGTCGACGCCCGCTGGTCGGTGATGGAGTTCGCCCTGCCGGTGCTGCTGGTGATCTCCCTGGTCGGGGTCGTTTTCTCTCAGGCCTTCCCCTGGTTGCCGGGCCTGGTGAACATCCTCTTCCTGCTGATGATCGTCGCGATCGCCGGCGACTGGTTCCTGGTCACCGGCGGCCTGAAGCGGGCCGTCAAGGTCAAGTTCCCGAACGAGTCGGCCAAGGGCATCGGCTTCTACGCGGTCCGCCGGACGATGCAGATGCGCCGCTGGCGGCTGCCGAAGCCGATGGTCGCCCGCGGCGAGAAGCCCGCGTAA
- the gmd gene encoding GDP-mannose 4,6-dehydratase translates to MTTGGHTPEHAAAGGTAKKALITGITGQDGSYLAELLLSKGYEVHGLIRRASTFNTHRIDHLYTDPHEQDKRLFLHYGDLTDGSRLVTLLASIQPDEVYHLAAQSHVRVSFDEPEYTGDTTGMGTTRLLEAIRMIGLNCRFYQASSSEMFGATPPPQNEETPFYPRSPYGAAKLYGYWMTRNYREAYDMFAVNGILFNHESPRRGETFVTRKITRAVARIKLGQEKRLYLGNLDACRDWGYAPEYVEGMWRMLQHDKPSDYVVATGTSYSVRDFVSMAFEHAGMDWEKYVDYDQRYERPTEVDSLIGDASKAHAELGWKAQVHVPELVRIMVDADLAALTRED, encoded by the coding sequence ATGACCACTGGGGGACACACACCAGAGCACGCCGCAGCAGGGGGTACTGCGAAGAAGGCTCTGATCACCGGTATCACCGGCCAGGACGGTTCGTACCTGGCCGAGCTGCTGCTCAGCAAGGGCTATGAGGTGCACGGCCTGATCCGCCGGGCGAGCACGTTCAACACGCACCGGATCGACCACCTCTACACGGATCCGCACGAGCAGGACAAGCGCCTGTTCCTGCACTACGGCGACCTGACCGACGGCTCGCGGCTCGTCACGCTGCTCGCCTCGATCCAGCCCGACGAGGTCTACCACCTGGCCGCGCAGAGCCATGTCCGGGTCAGCTTCGACGAGCCGGAGTACACCGGTGACACCACCGGGATGGGCACCACCCGGTTGCTCGAGGCGATCCGGATGATCGGGCTGAACTGCCGCTTCTACCAGGCGAGCAGCTCGGAGATGTTCGGCGCGACGCCGCCGCCGCAGAACGAGGAGACCCCGTTCTACCCGCGCTCGCCGTACGGCGCGGCCAAGCTCTACGGGTACTGGATGACCCGCAACTACCGCGAGGCGTACGACATGTTCGCGGTCAACGGGATCCTGTTCAACCACGAGAGCCCGCGCCGGGGCGAGACGTTCGTGACCCGGAAGATCACCCGGGCAGTCGCGCGGATCAAGCTCGGCCAGGAGAAGCGGCTGTACCTGGGCAACCTGGACGCCTGCCGCGACTGGGGCTACGCGCCGGAGTACGTCGAGGGCATGTGGCGGATGCTGCAGCACGACAAGCCGAGCGACTACGTGGTCGCCACCGGTACGTCGTACTCGGTCCGCGACTTCGTCTCGATGGCCTTCGAGCACGCCGGGATGGACTGGGAAAAGTACGTCGACTACGACCAGCGCTACGAGCGGCCGACCGAGGTCGACTCGCTGATCGGCGACGCGTCGAAGGCGCACGCCGAGCTGGGCTGGAAGGCCCAGGTGCACGTGCCGGAGCTCGTCCGCATCATGGTGGACGCCGATCTCGCCGCCCTGACCCGCGAGGACTGA
- a CDS encoding YciI family protein, producing MTQYLLGVVHVDGESDEHERGDVAKLNEEMVAKGVWVFGGGLDARTTASVVRAHQGDVLITDGPFVESKEYMAGFWVIEAPDLSTAQEWATRASKACARPIEVTPFDA from the coding sequence ATGACGCAGTACCTGCTGGGAGTGGTCCACGTGGACGGCGAGTCCGACGAGCACGAGCGTGGTGACGTCGCGAAGCTGAACGAGGAGATGGTGGCCAAGGGCGTCTGGGTCTTCGGCGGCGGCCTGGACGCCCGGACGACCGCGTCGGTGGTCCGCGCCCACCAGGGCGACGTGCTGATCACCGACGGGCCGTTCGTGGAGAGCAAGGAGTACATGGCGGGCTTCTGGGTGATCGAGGCGCCCGACCTGTCCACGGCGCAGGAGTGGGCGACCCGGGCGAGCAAGGCCTGCGCCCGCCCGATCGAGGTCACCCCGTTCGACGCCTGA
- a CDS encoding NAD-dependent epimerase/dehydratase family protein produces MTTVSITGATGFVGRQVVRALTRPDVSLRLASHRKEIPDAPDGSVVLPVDLTVPGSLARLCNGADVLIHCASLIGGTPAASNAVNVEGTQALLRVAARANVSRVIYLSTASVYGRGVYRNASPDELVPAPLSVASRTRLAAEHEVLAAGGVVVRPYLVYGDGDRWVIPGLVKLLGTLRADVDGWPARVSMVEVEDLAQGLAGLALAPALTSTIYHGNHPLPVPVAELMQAVSALLPTTSGGPSSLTYDEAAAQLTAIGGSTHALDMIATDHWFESASLWRDTACDPGPGFTDRFPRSLDWYRQS; encoded by the coding sequence ATGACGACGGTCAGCATCACCGGCGCGACCGGATTCGTCGGCAGACAAGTCGTTCGGGCACTCACCCGGCCTGACGTCAGTCTCCGTCTCGCCAGTCATCGCAAGGAGATACCGGACGCACCGGACGGCAGTGTCGTGCTACCGGTCGATCTCACCGTCCCGGGGTCGCTGGCCAGGCTGTGCAACGGTGCTGACGTCTTGATCCACTGCGCGTCCCTGATCGGCGGCACGCCCGCGGCGAGCAACGCGGTGAACGTCGAAGGCACCCAGGCGCTGCTCCGGGTGGCGGCTAGGGCCAACGTCAGCCGGGTGATCTACCTGAGCACCGCGAGCGTGTACGGCCGTGGCGTGTACCGCAACGCCTCACCCGACGAGCTCGTACCAGCACCCTTGTCCGTGGCCAGCCGCACGAGGCTCGCCGCGGAACACGAGGTCCTGGCTGCAGGTGGTGTCGTCGTACGGCCCTATCTCGTCTATGGCGACGGCGACCGCTGGGTCATTCCCGGACTGGTGAAACTGCTCGGCACGCTGCGCGCCGACGTCGACGGCTGGCCGGCGCGAGTGTCGATGGTCGAGGTGGAGGACCTCGCGCAGGGTCTCGCCGGCCTGGCTCTGGCCCCGGCACTCACCTCGACCATCTACCACGGGAATCACCCACTGCCCGTGCCCGTGGCCGAGCTCATGCAGGCCGTCTCCGCCTTGCTGCCAACGACTTCCGGCGGACCTTCGAGTCTCACGTACGACGAGGCTGCCGCGCAGCTGACCGCCATCGGCGGCTCGACGCACGCGCTCGACATGATCGCCACCGACCACTGGTTCGAGAGCGCCAGCCTCTGGCGCGACACCGCCTGCGACCCCGGCCCAGGCTTCACCGACCGGTTCCCGCGCAGCCTCGACTGGTACCGCCAGAGCTAG
- a CDS encoding sugar transferase codes for MGEAASDADATITTGLSSTGLPSATLQTTVVPSEYFDRRRPVWVVPDSVPAIVPRSARLTEPQWVAVYRWAALGGDLLAAVIGVSIALLTRFGYQVGGAYLVFGSLLPLAWVAAVAMSKGYEPRFFGAGPDEFRSILRSGAGLTAVVAIVSYATRTEIARGFVVLAIPATVLLALLLRYGLRRDLSRHRYRGRCMRRVLVVGRNGQASTLSEHLEKRPSDGFRVVATCRPRGDGRPHREHDALLLGPDELDEADIMAAVDRHAVDVVAVASDPDLAGQSLRRLSWALEQRGVELIVSPGIIEVAGPRISVRPVAGLSLLHLERPSVSGGPHLLKGVFDRMLALILVIVLSPLMLGLAVAVRLSSKGPVLFKQRRVGRSGEEFSMLKFRSMFVDAEQRLGDLHALSDGNGMLFKMRDDPRVTGLGRILRRFSLDELPQLINVLRGEMSLVGPRPPLPQEVALYAADDTRRMLVKPGLTGLWQVSGRSDLSWEESVVLDLRYVDNWSMTLDLLILWKTARAVIRGSGAY; via the coding sequence ATGGGGGAAGCCGCGTCTGATGCAGACGCGACCATTACTACGGGCCTGTCGTCGACAGGCCTGCCATCAGCGACGTTGCAGACCACTGTGGTGCCGTCGGAGTACTTCGATCGGCGCCGCCCGGTCTGGGTGGTGCCGGACTCGGTGCCCGCGATCGTGCCGCGGTCGGCCCGGCTCACCGAGCCGCAATGGGTCGCCGTCTACCGCTGGGCAGCTCTCGGGGGAGACCTGCTCGCGGCCGTGATCGGCGTCTCGATCGCCTTGCTGACCAGGTTCGGCTACCAGGTCGGCGGCGCCTACCTGGTCTTCGGCAGTTTGTTGCCGTTGGCATGGGTCGCGGCGGTGGCGATGTCGAAGGGCTACGAGCCACGGTTCTTCGGCGCCGGTCCGGACGAGTTCCGCTCGATCCTGCGCTCGGGCGCCGGGCTGACGGCCGTCGTCGCGATCGTCTCGTACGCGACCAGGACCGAGATCGCCCGCGGCTTCGTCGTCCTGGCGATCCCCGCGACCGTGCTGCTCGCCCTGCTGCTGAGGTACGGCCTGCGCCGCGACCTGAGCCGCCACCGGTACCGCGGCCGCTGCATGCGCCGGGTGCTGGTCGTCGGCCGCAACGGTCAGGCCTCGACCTTGAGCGAACACCTCGAGAAGCGTCCCTCGGACGGTTTCCGGGTGGTTGCGACCTGTCGCCCGCGTGGCGACGGCAGGCCGCATCGCGAGCACGATGCCTTGCTGCTGGGCCCGGACGAGCTGGACGAGGCGGACATCATGGCCGCCGTCGACCGGCACGCCGTGGACGTCGTCGCCGTCGCCTCCGATCCTGACCTCGCCGGTCAGTCCCTGCGCCGGCTGTCCTGGGCCCTGGAACAGCGCGGCGTCGAGCTGATCGTGTCGCCAGGCATCATCGAGGTCGCCGGTCCGCGGATCTCCGTCCGTCCGGTCGCCGGGCTCTCGCTCCTCCACCTGGAGCGCCCGTCGGTCAGCGGTGGACCGCACCTGCTCAAGGGTGTCTTCGACCGGATGCTCGCGCTGATCCTGGTGATCGTGCTGTCGCCGCTGATGCTCGGCCTCGCCGTCGCGGTCCGGTTGAGCAGCAAGGGACCGGTGCTGTTCAAGCAGCGCCGGGTCGGCCGCTCGGGCGAAGAGTTCTCGATGCTGAAGTTCCGCAGCATGTTCGTGGATGCCGAGCAACGACTGGGCGACCTGCACGCGCTCAGCGACGGCAACGGGATGCTGTTCAAGATGCGCGACGATCCCCGCGTCACCGGCCTCGGCCGGATCCTGCGCCGGTTCTCACTCGACGAGCTGCCCCAGCTCATCAACGTGCTGCGTGGCGAGATGTCGCTGGTCGGCCCGCGTCCGCCGCTGCCCCAGGAAGTCGCCCTGTACGCCGCCGACGACACCCGCCGGATGCTGGTGAAGCCGGGCCTGACAGGGCTGTGGCAGGTCAGCGGCCGCAGCGACCTGTCGTGGGAAGAGTCCGTCGTTCTCGACCTGCGCTACGTGGACAACTGGTCGATGACGCTGGACCTGCTGATCTTGTGGAAGACGGCCCGCGCGGTGATCCGCGGGTCAGGTGCCTACTGA
- a CDS encoding PspA/IM30 family protein, protein MSIFRRVSTIFKAKANSALDKAEDPRETLDYSYQKQLELLQKVRRGVADVATSRKRVELQASQLQSQSQKLQDQAQKALSMGREDLAREALTRKSGLQGQIDDLTTQHAQLQGEEEKLTLASQRLQAKVESFRTKKETIKATYTAAEAQTRINEAFSGISEEMSDVGLAVQRAEDKTLQMQARAGAIDELLASGALDDASGSSKDSITLELERMSTGSDVESELAALKAQIAPTEAPKQIAQDAPGAAQPQQPAQQPVQQPVRPQDGDA, encoded by the coding sequence ATGAGCATCTTCAGGCGGGTGTCGACGATCTTCAAGGCCAAGGCCAATTCGGCTTTGGACAAGGCTGAGGATCCTCGCGAAACCCTTGACTACTCGTACCAGAAGCAGCTCGAACTGTTGCAGAAGGTGCGCCGGGGTGTGGCCGACGTGGCCACCAGCCGCAAGCGGGTCGAGTTGCAGGCGTCGCAGCTGCAGTCGCAGTCGCAGAAGCTGCAGGACCAGGCCCAGAAGGCGCTCTCGATGGGCCGGGAGGACCTCGCTCGCGAGGCACTGACCCGCAAGTCCGGGCTGCAGGGCCAGATCGACGACCTGACCACCCAGCACGCCCAGCTCCAGGGCGAGGAGGAGAAGCTCACCCTCGCGTCGCAGCGGCTGCAGGCCAAGGTCGAGTCCTTCCGCACCAAGAAGGAGACGATCAAGGCCACCTACACGGCCGCCGAGGCGCAGACCCGGATCAACGAGGCCTTCTCCGGCATCTCCGAGGAGATGAGCGACGTCGGTCTGGCGGTCCAGCGGGCCGAGGACAAGACCCTGCAGATGCAGGCCCGGGCCGGCGCGATCGACGAGCTGCTCGCCTCCGGCGCGCTCGACGACGCCTCCGGTTCGTCCAAGGACAGCATCACGCTCGAGCTCGAGCGGATGTCGACGGGGTCGGACGTGGAGTCCGAGCTCGCCGCCCTCAAGGCGCAGATCGCCCCGACCGAGGCGCCCAAGCAGATCGCCCAGGACGCGCCCGGCGCGGCCCAGCCCCAGCAGCCGGCTCAGCAACCCGTGCAGCAGCCGGTCCGACCGCAGGATGGAGACGCGTGA
- a CDS encoding aldo/keto reductase family protein: MDFRYLGNSGLKVSEISYGNWLTHGSQVENEQAKACVKAALEAGITTFDTADVYANTKAETVLGEALEGVRRESLEILTKVYWPTGPGGPNDVGLSRKHIHESINASLKRLKTDYVDVYQAHRYDTETPLEETMEAFADVVRSGKALYIGVSEWTAEQLQEGHRLARELHISLVSNQPQYSMLWRTIEAEVVPASEELGIGQVVFSPIAQGVLTGKYKPGAELPAGSRATDDKGGSNMISRYLNDDVLTRVQELQPLAAEAGLSLSQLAIAWVLQNPNVSSAITGASRPEQVTENVKAAGVKLDDGLLKRIDETLGGIVERDPAKTAQNSPQTRPGR, from the coding sequence ATGGACTTTCGGTATCTCGGAAACAGTGGGTTGAAGGTCAGCGAGATCTCGTACGGGAACTGGCTCACGCACGGTTCGCAGGTGGAGAACGAACAGGCCAAGGCCTGTGTGAAGGCGGCCCTGGAGGCCGGGATCACCACGTTCGACACCGCGGACGTCTATGCGAACACCAAGGCGGAGACCGTCCTGGGTGAGGCGCTGGAGGGCGTGCGGCGCGAGTCCCTGGAGATCCTCACCAAGGTGTACTGGCCGACCGGGCCGGGCGGACCGAACGACGTCGGGCTGTCCCGCAAGCACATCCACGAGTCGATCAACGCGTCGCTGAAGCGGCTGAAGACGGACTACGTCGACGTCTACCAGGCCCACCGGTACGACACCGAGACGCCGCTCGAGGAGACGATGGAGGCGTTCGCGGACGTCGTCCGTTCGGGCAAGGCGCTCTACATCGGGGTCTCGGAGTGGACCGCGGAGCAGCTCCAGGAGGGCCACCGGCTGGCTCGTGAGCTGCACATCTCGCTGGTCTCCAACCAGCCGCAGTACAGCATGCTCTGGCGCACGATCGAGGCCGAGGTGGTACCGGCCTCGGAGGAGCTCGGCATCGGTCAGGTGGTCTTCTCGCCGATCGCGCAGGGAGTGCTGACCGGGAAGTACAAGCCGGGCGCCGAGCTGCCGGCCGGGTCGCGGGCGACCGACGACAAGGGTGGCTCGAACATGATCAGCCGCTACCTGAACGACGACGTGCTGACCCGGGTGCAGGAGCTGCAGCCGCTCGCGGCCGAGGCCGGGCTGTCGCTGTCCCAGCTCGCGATCGCCTGGGTGCTGCAGAACCCGAATGTCTCCTCGGCGATCACCGGTGCCTCCCGGCCCGAGCAAGTCACCGAGAACGTGAAGGCCGCCGGCGTGAAGCTCGACGACGGGCTGCTCAAGCGGATCGACGAAACCCTTGGCGGCATCGTCGAGCGGGATCCGGCGAAGACCGCGCAGAACTCCCCGCAGACTCGGCCGGGCCGATGA
- the pspAA gene encoding PspA-associated protein PspAA, giving the protein MIVRIMGEGQYQLADEKLDQLNLVDADLEKAVSAGDEEGFKTAFAALLAFVRAGDKVPDTELHDSDAILPPGDSTLAEMRELISGDGLIAG; this is encoded by the coding sequence ATGATCGTCCGGATCATGGGCGAAGGTCAGTACCAGCTGGCCGACGAGAAGCTCGACCAGCTCAACCTGGTCGACGCCGACCTGGAGAAGGCCGTCTCGGCCGGAGACGAAGAGGGTTTCAAGACCGCCTTCGCCGCGCTGCTGGCGTTCGTCCGGGCCGGCGACAAGGTGCCGGACACCGAGCTGCACGACTCGGACGCGATCCTGCCTCCGGGTGACAGCACGCTGGCCGAGATGCGTGAACTGATCAGCGGAGACGGCCTGATCGCGGGCTGA
- a CDS encoding WecB/TagA/CpsF family glycosyltransferase, which produces MTAETQDRVDVLGIHVSVTDMEHTVGTFARWIDGGERHLVCVSDMNALLHARADKQLTEVYNTSGMTLPDGMPLVWAGKKAGFDRMDRVCGPDLIERVMAEAEQRGWSQYFYGGADGVAEKLRDTFTAKHPGLKVAGVYSPPYRALTAEEDDEIVARLNEANPDIIWVGLGAPKQERWMAEHRDRLDAAILIGVGAAFDFHTGRLDRAPDWMQRAGLEWSYRLYKEPRRLWRRYVLGIPRFGVGILRKPPRPVSS; this is translated from the coding sequence ATGACCGCTGAGACACAGGACCGCGTCGACGTACTGGGCATCCATGTCAGCGTCACCGACATGGAGCACACCGTCGGTACGTTCGCTCGCTGGATCGACGGCGGCGAGCGGCACCTGGTCTGCGTCTCGGACATGAACGCGCTGCTGCACGCCCGGGCGGACAAGCAGCTCACCGAGGTCTACAACACGTCCGGGATGACCCTGCCCGACGGCATGCCACTGGTCTGGGCCGGCAAGAAGGCCGGCTTCGACCGGATGGACCGGGTCTGTGGGCCGGACCTGATCGAGCGCGTGATGGCGGAGGCCGAGCAGCGTGGCTGGTCGCAGTACTTCTACGGGGGTGCCGATGGCGTCGCGGAGAAGCTGCGGGACACCTTCACCGCAAAGCATCCCGGGCTCAAGGTGGCGGGCGTCTACTCACCGCCGTACCGGGCCCTGACGGCCGAGGAGGACGACGAGATCGTCGCCCGGCTGAACGAGGCGAATCCGGACATCATCTGGGTCGGGCTCGGCGCGCCGAAGCAGGAGCGCTGGATGGCCGAGCACCGCGACCGGCTGGACGCGGCGATCCTGATCGGCGTCGGCGCGGCCTTCGACTTCCACACCGGCCGGCTCGACCGCGCGCCGGACTGGATGCAGCGAGCCGGACTCGAGTGGAGCTACCGGCTCTACAAGGAGCCGCGCCGGCTCTGGCGCCGGTATGTGCTGGGCATCCCGAGGTTCGGGGTGGGCATCCTGCGGAAGCCGCCGAGGCCCGTCTCATCTTGA